In Saprospiraceae bacterium, one DNA window encodes the following:
- a CDS encoding peroxiredoxin produces the protein MSIDKKGNVKVGDAVPAFAAVNEKGEKVTPDTLKGHKNIIFFYGQDDSPTCTKEACNLRDNFKTFDSKGYRIYGVSKDNEKKHQKFINKYDLPYSLIADTELSMMGAFGYYGPKIFMGKEVNGVYRTTVVTDAKGIITHIIEDVVSGDHSNQLKTALSI, from the coding sequence ATGTCAATCGATAAAAAAGGAAATGTAAAGGTTGGGGATGCAGTACCTGCATTTGCAGCCGTAAATGAAAAAGGAGAAAAGGTCACACCTGACACTCTTAAAGGGCACAAGAATATCATCTTTTTTTATGGGCAGGATGATAGCCCTACCTGTACGAAAGAAGCATGCAATCTGCGTGATAATTTTAAGACATTTGACTCAAAAGGTTATCGAATCTATGGTGTAAGCAAAGACAATGAAAAGAAACACCAGAAATTTATCAATAAATACGACCTTCCTTACTCCCTGATCGCCGATACAGAACTCTCTATGATGGGTGCTTTTGGATATTACGGACCAAAAATATTTATGGGCAAGGAAGTCAATGGAGTGTACAGAACTACTGTAGTCACTGATGCAAAGGGTATCATCACGCACATCATAGAAGATGTGGTTTCAGGAGATCATTCCAATCAATTGAAAACTGCTCTGAGCATCTGA